A genomic stretch from Desulfolutivibrio sulfodismutans DSM 3696 includes:
- a CDS encoding heavy metal translocating P-type ATPase, which translates to MTKTPERIAVGTDVGRFRAAHVLPRRVRFTSPIFDDPGFDGAYFQALVEAVPGVDEARVNVRGRALVVAHDGRADTWDRLAARLRDIPAEAWRGGRPAESRMTLGDVGSKALMTLAAGTLTYPARAAVGWALGLPTIAEGVHALLTRGLKVEVLDGAAIALSLLRGHYFTAGAITTLLALGRYLEDSTEKRSTALLKGLLRPQAETLWVVRGGVESEIPAAKVQVGDVVVCGAGELVPIDGVVSEGEASVNQSSISGESVPVHKKPGDEVISGSVVEEGRLLIAVDRVGSETSLARISRFIEQSLRSKSKTQTKSSELADKLVPLTLSLAGIKLLTSRDMNQAASVLTVDFSCAVKLASPVAVRSGMYAAGKAGVLLKGASALDALYDVDTIVFDKTGTLTTGDIAVTDLFPANGLTPEELLCLAAGAEEHYDHPVARAVVREAKARNLPLPPISRVDFIVAHGVSAAIDGQNVLVGSHHFIAEDEGVPCQDMDDTAHALRSQGKSLLYVAREGSLVGLIALRDDPRPEAGAVLDALKAAGISRVVVLTGDHRETANALARQLPQIDEVHFELKPEDKAAMVAKLKESGRTLAYVGDGVNDAPALMTAHVGICMPKGADLAREAAQVLLLSESLFALPVAKEAAMRTNTIVKRCFYSTIGLNSLILLLAGSGLSPLASALLHNVSTVGILGYAAAAAGRPLSGAKRAELSSHSTEEAAC; encoded by the coding sequence ATGACAAAAACTCCCGAACGCATTGCCGTCGGGACGGACGTGGGCCGCTTCCGGGCGGCCCACGTCCTGCCCCGCCGGGTCCGGTTCACCTCCCCGATTTTTGACGATCCCGGATTTGACGGCGCCTATTTCCAGGCCCTGGTGGAGGCCGTGCCCGGGGTGGACGAGGCCCGGGTCAATGTCCGGGGCAGGGCCCTGGTGGTGGCCCATGACGGCCGGGCCGACACCTGGGACCGCCTGGCCGCACGCCTGCGGGACATCCCGGCCGAGGCCTGGCGCGGCGGACGTCCGGCCGAGTCGCGCATGACCCTGGGCGACGTGGGGTCCAAGGCCCTCATGACCCTGGCCGCCGGAACCCTGACTTATCCGGCCAGGGCCGCCGTGGGCTGGGCCCTGGGACTGCCGACCATCGCCGAGGGGGTCCACGCCCTGCTCACCCGGGGGCTCAAGGTCGAGGTGCTGGACGGGGCGGCCATCGCCCTGTCGCTATTGCGCGGCCATTATTTCACGGCCGGGGCCATCACCACGCTTCTGGCCCTGGGCCGCTACCTCGAAGACAGCACGGAAAAACGCTCCACGGCCCTGCTCAAAGGGCTTTTGCGCCCCCAGGCCGAGACCCTGTGGGTGGTGCGGGGCGGCGTGGAGAGCGAGATTCCGGCCGCAAAGGTCCAGGTGGGCGACGTGGTGGTCTGCGGGGCCGGGGAGCTCGTCCCCATCGACGGGGTGGTGTCCGAAGGCGAGGCCTCGGTCAACCAGAGCTCCATCTCCGGCGAGTCCGTGCCCGTGCATAAAAAACCCGGCGACGAGGTCATCTCCGGTTCCGTGGTCGAGGAGGGGCGGCTGCTCATCGCCGTGGACCGGGTGGGCTCCGAGACCTCCCTGGCCCGCATCAGCCGGTTCATCGAGCAGTCGCTACGCAGCAAGTCCAAAACCCAGACCAAGAGTTCCGAACTGGCCGACAAGCTGGTTCCCCTGACCCTGTCCCTGGCCGGGATCAAGCTTTTGACCTCCCGGGACATGAACCAGGCGGCCTCGGTGCTTACCGTGGATTTCTCCTGCGCCGTCAAGCTGGCCAGCCCCGTGGCTGTGCGCTCGGGCATGTACGCCGCAGGCAAGGCCGGGGTGCTCTTAAAGGGCGCTTCCGCCCTGGACGCCCTCTACGACGTGGACACCATCGTTTTTGACAAGACCGGCACCCTGACCACGGGCGACATCGCGGTCACGGACCTGTTCCCCGCAAACGGCCTGACCCCGGAGGAGCTTTTATGCCTGGCGGCCGGGGCCGAGGAGCATTACGACCATCCCGTGGCCCGGGCCGTGGTGCGCGAGGCCAAGGCCAGGAATCTTCCCCTGCCGCCGATCAGCCGGGTGGACTTCATCGTGGCCCACGGCGTGTCGGCGGCCATCGACGGCCAAAACGTGCTTGTCGGCAGCCATCATTTCATCGCCGAGGACGAGGGCGTGCCTTGCCAGGACATGGACGACACGGCCCATGCCCTGCGCAGCCAGGGTAAGTCGCTTTTGTACGTGGCCCGGGAGGGAAGCCTCGTGGGCTTGATCGCGCTTCGCGACGACCCCCGGCCCGAGGCCGGGGCGGTGCTTGACGCGCTCAAGGCCGCAGGCATCAGCCGGGTGGTGGTCTTGACCGGCGATCACCGGGAGACGGCCAACGCCCTGGCCCGGCAACTGCCCCAGATCGACGAGGTCCATTTCGAACTCAAGCCCGAGGACAAGGCGGCCATGGTGGCCAAGCTCAAGGAATCGGGCCGCACCCTGGCCTACGTGGGCGACGGGGTCAACGACGCGCCCGCGCTTATGACCGCGCATGTGGGCATCTGCATGCCGAAAGGGGCGGATCTGGCCCGGGAGGCGGCCCAGGTGCTGCTTTTGAGCGAGAGCCTCTTCGCCCTGCCCGTGGCCAAGGAAGCGGCCATGCGCACCAACACCATCGTCAAGCGCTGCTTTTATTCCACCATCGGGCTCAATTCGCTGATTCTGCTTCTGGCCGGATCGGGCCTTTCCCCCCTGGCTTCGGCGCTCTTGCATAACGTCAGCACCGTGGGCATCCTGGGCTATGCGGCCGCAGCCGCCGGGCGTCCGCTTTCCGGCGCGAAACGGGCGGAGCTTTCGAGTCATTCCACCGAGGAGGCGGCATGTTGA
- a CDS encoding FeoA domain-containing protein: MLTPLTKAPLGISMAVYKVVGRGFGERMARLGVFVGTTLTRLGDAVSVSPVKVRGPAGEAVLSGSWAAKMVVHLDDDRRLPLLECSPGETGHVEGIIGQDRVAESMAALGLRENDRITFVRRLPPMAYNALADGKSRVRLGEGMASKLLGQTPSGLVQFCGVGVGEEFTVTEILAGENARQTFESLGIRPGTRLVLQNVTAGQVMRLARHNPVVCATSDGLRLYFQEKDADRIMVAPRE, translated from the coding sequence ATGTTGACCCCCCTGACCAAGGCCCCATTGGGGATTTCCATGGCCGTTTATAAAGTCGTGGGCCGGGGTTTCGGCGAACGCATGGCCCGTTTGGGAGTGTTCGTGGGCACCACGCTCACCCGCCTGGGCGACGCCGTGAGCGTTTCGCCGGTCAAGGTGCGCGGCCCCGCGGGCGAGGCGGTGTTGAGCGGTTCCTGGGCGGCCAAGATGGTGGTGCACCTGGACGATGACCGCCGCCTGCCGCTTCTGGAATGTTCCCCGGGCGAGACCGGCCATGTGGAGGGCATCATCGGCCAGGACCGGGTCGCCGAGTCCATGGCGGCGTTGGGGCTGCGGGAAAACGACCGCATCACCTTCGTGCGCCGCCTGCCGCCCATGGCCTACAACGCCCTGGCGGACGGCAAGTCCCGGGTGCGCCTGGGCGAGGGCATGGCCTCCAAGCTTTTGGGGCAAACCCCAAGCGGGCTGGTCCAGTTTTGCGGGGTGGGCGTGGGCGAGGAGTTCACGGTCACGGAGATCCTGGCCGGGGAAAACGCCCGGCAGACCTTCGAGTCCCTGGGCATCCGCCCCGGCACGCGGCTTGTCCTGCAAAACGTCACCGCCGGACAGGTCATGCGCCTGGCGAGGCACAATCCCGTGGTCTGCGCCACCAGCGACGGGCTGCGCCTGTATTTTCAGGAAAAAGACGCCGACCGGATCATGGTCGCGCCCCGGGAGTAG
- a CDS encoding pyridoxamine 5'-phosphate oxidase family protein gives MLDTILAFLASRDLGVLATADAAAPHCSLMAYVMTPDGHICMATLPDTRKWRNVLGNPEVSLLVDNRELLPALGRESLTAVTVTGRHTPFPDPAEDDAAKRLLAERHGHLGGILTRPEARIIRIRPTAYQLVEGPVRSRVMAAAPSGDRPA, from the coding sequence ATGCTGGACACGATCCTGGCCTTTCTGGCCTCGCGCGACCTGGGCGTCCTGGCCACGGCAGACGCCGCCGCGCCCCATTGCTCGCTGATGGCCTACGTCATGACTCCGGACGGCCACATCTGCATGGCCACCCTGCCGGACACCCGCAAATGGAGAAACGTCCTAGGCAATCCCGAGGTGAGCCTGCTTGTGGACAACCGGGAGTTGCTCCCGGCCCTGGGCCGCGAGTCCCTGACCGCCGTGACCGTGACCGGTCGACACACCCCCTTCCCCGATCCGGCGGAGGATGACGCCGCCAAACGCCTGCTGGCCGAACGCCACGGGCATCTCGGCGGCATCCTCACCCGGCCCGAGGCCCGGATCATCCGCATCCGGCCGACGGCCTACCAGCTCGTGGAGGGCCCGGTACGATCCCGGGTGATGGCTGCCGCGCCGTCAGGGGATCGCCCGGCATGA
- a CDS encoding cation-transporting P-type ATPase, with translation MDSLLDKHWHHLSPEEVMDLLGTDPDTGLDILEAKRRLAEFGANVLTGRPGKTALERLLLQFHQPLVYILIVAAVVTAVLGEWVDAWVICGVVLVNAVVGYVQEAKAVKALAALSATMKAEATLVRGGKTSRVDAAQLVPGDVIILRSGDKAPADVRIVWSRELRVDESSLTGESLPVEKSPAAVARSAVLAERTGMAYAGTLVAYGQGLGVVTATGGSTELGRIAGLVEAADELETPLTRKIAKFSHLLLVVILALAAVTFFIGILRGEPASHMFMAAVALAVGAIPEGLPAAMTIILAVGVSRMAARKAVIRRLPAVETLGGVTVVCSDKTGTLTENQMTVREIFAGEHYAEVTGAGYSLAGDIVPQNAGPDNRALSRCLLAGLLCNDATVESGGDRPAIQGDPTEAALVVAAAKGGFWADAARAGYLRLDTLPFESEHQYMATLHQVDEARAAFLKGSAEQILARCDTVLGPDGAPGPLDREAMLRVVDAMAAKGLRVLALAEKAMPGDGRQVGHGDVASGGVFLGFQGMLDPPRPEAVAAVAAFRKAGVRVKMITGDHAVTAVAVGNMLGLGVDVCRDDPACKALTGAQLAAIGDEELIGRVQETSVFARVSPEQKLRLVMALQARGEVAAMTGDGVNDAPALKQADIGVAMGRSGTDAAKEAADMVLTDDNFATIAAAVEEGRGVFDNLIKFIVWTLPTNLGEGLVILAAFVFGTALPILPVQILWINMTTAGSLGLMLAFEPREPGIMDRPPRAPDRPILGAYLAGRILLVGVALLVASFGLFEWELALGSSPESARTVAVNVFVMAEAVYLFNARSFFRSPFAIGFFSNPYVIGGVGLMAALQLLYTYAPVMNALFGSAPIGLGAWGKIAAASVVIFCIVELEKRLRRDISI, from the coding sequence ATGGACTCCCTGCTCGACAAGCACTGGCATCACCTGTCCCCCGAAGAGGTCATGGACCTGCTCGGCACGGACCCGGACACCGGCCTGGACATCCTGGAGGCCAAACGCCGTCTGGCCGAATTCGGGGCCAACGTCCTGACCGGCAGGCCCGGCAAGACCGCCCTGGAACGCCTCCTGCTCCAGTTCCACCAACCCCTGGTCTACATCCTCATCGTGGCCGCCGTCGTCACCGCCGTACTCGGCGAATGGGTGGACGCCTGGGTCATCTGCGGCGTGGTGCTGGTCAACGCCGTGGTGGGCTACGTGCAGGAGGCCAAGGCCGTCAAGGCGCTGGCCGCCCTGTCCGCCACCATGAAGGCCGAGGCCACCCTGGTGCGCGGCGGCAAGACCTCCCGGGTGGACGCGGCGCAGCTTGTGCCCGGGGACGTGATCATCCTGCGCTCGGGCGACAAGGCGCCCGCCGACGTGCGCATCGTCTGGTCCCGGGAACTGCGGGTGGACGAGTCATCCCTGACCGGCGAGTCCCTGCCCGTGGAGAAAAGCCCGGCCGCCGTGGCCCGCAGCGCGGTTCTGGCCGAGCGCACGGGCATGGCCTATGCCGGAACCCTGGTGGCCTACGGCCAGGGCCTGGGCGTGGTCACGGCCACCGGCGGCAGCACGGAGCTGGGGCGCATCGCCGGTCTCGTGGAGGCCGCCGACGAACTGGAAACCCCCCTGACCCGCAAAATCGCAAAATTCAGCCACCTGCTGTTGGTGGTCATCCTGGCCCTGGCCGCCGTGACCTTTTTCATCGGCATCCTGCGCGGCGAACCCGCCTCGCACATGTTCATGGCCGCCGTGGCCCTGGCCGTGGGGGCCATCCCCGAGGGGCTCCCGGCCGCCATGACCATCATCCTGGCCGTGGGCGTGTCGCGCATGGCCGCTCGCAAGGCGGTCATCCGCAGGCTCCCGGCCGTGGAGACCCTGGGCGGGGTCACGGTGGTGTGCTCGGACAAGACCGGCACCCTGACCGAAAACCAGATGACCGTGCGCGAAATCTTCGCCGGAGAACACTACGCCGAGGTCACCGGCGCAGGCTATTCCCTGGCCGGGGACATCGTTCCCCAAAACGCCGGGCCGGACAACCGCGCCCTGTCCCGGTGCCTGTTGGCCGGACTGTTGTGCAACGACGCGACCGTGGAATCCGGCGGCGACCGTCCCGCCATCCAGGGCGATCCCACCGAGGCGGCGCTTGTCGTGGCCGCCGCCAAGGGGGGGTTTTGGGCCGACGCGGCCCGGGCCGGATATTTGCGCCTGGACACCCTGCCGTTTGAGTCCGAGCACCAGTACATGGCCACCCTGCACCAGGTCGACGAGGCCCGCGCGGCCTTCCTCAAAGGATCGGCCGAACAAATTCTGGCCCGCTGCGACACGGTCCTGGGTCCGGACGGCGCCCCCGGCCCCCTGGACCGGGAGGCCATGCTGCGGGTGGTGGACGCCATGGCCGCCAAGGGGCTGCGCGTCCTGGCCCTGGCCGAAAAGGCCATGCCCGGGGACGGCCGCCAGGTCGGACATGGGGATGTGGCCTCGGGGGGGGTATTTTTGGGATTCCAGGGCATGCTCGATCCGCCCCGGCCCGAGGCCGTCGCCGCCGTGGCCGCCTTCCGGAAGGCCGGGGTGCGGGTGAAGATGATCACCGGCGACCATGCCGTGACCGCCGTGGCCGTGGGCAACATGCTGGGGCTGGGCGTTGACGTGTGCCGGGACGATCCGGCCTGCAAGGCCCTCACCGGGGCGCAACTGGCGGCCATCGGCGACGAGGAGCTGATTGGGCGTGTGCAGGAGACCTCGGTCTTCGCCCGGGTGTCGCCGGAACAAAAACTGCGTCTGGTCATGGCCCTCCAGGCCCGGGGCGAGGTGGCGGCCATGACCGGCGACGGCGTCAACGACGCCCCGGCCCTCAAACAGGCCGACATCGGCGTGGCCATGGGCCGCTCCGGCACGGACGCGGCCAAAGAGGCGGCGGACATGGTGCTCACCGACGACAACTTCGCCACCATCGCCGCCGCCGTGGAGGAAGGCCGGGGGGTCTTCGACAACCTGATCAAGTTCATCGTCTGGACCCTGCCCACCAACCTGGGCGAGGGGCTGGTGATCCTGGCCGCCTTCGTCTTCGGCACGGCCCTGCCCATCCTGCCGGTGCAGATCCTGTGGATCAACATGACCACGGCCGGAAGCCTGGGGCTCATGCTGGCCTTCGAGCCCAGGGAGCCCGGAATCATGGATCGCCCGCCGCGCGCCCCGGACAGGCCTATCCTGGGGGCCTATCTGGCCGGGCGCATCCTGTTGGTGGGGGTGGCGCTCCTGGTGGCCTCCTTCGGGCTGTTCGAATGGGAGCTGGCCCTGGGATCGAGCCCCGAGTCGGCGCGCACCGTGGCCGTCAACGTGTTCGTCATGGCCGAGGCGGTCTACCTCTTTAACGCCAGATCGTTTTTCCGTTCACCCTTCGCCATCGGCTTTTTCAGCAATCCCTACGTGATCGGCGGGGTGGGGCTCATGGCGGCCCTGCAACTGCTCTACACCTACGCGCCGGTCATGAACGCGCTGTTCGGCAGCGCCCCCATCGGCCTTGGGGCATGGGGTAAAATCGCGGCGGCGTCTGTGGTGATTTTCTGCATCGTGGAGTTGGAAAAAAGACTGCGCCGGGACATAAGCATTTAA
- a CDS encoding C10 family peptidase yields MKVWQDSLLIFPYVAWSGVFKTMEGLTMKRGRGAVCFFVALCLFPALLLASPTTPEQASQVVAGWLSLEAGPMKTDMGKTAMSVSRYDGPDGQAAYYIVSTNPKGFVIVPADDEVEPIIGFSPDGVYDPSPKTPLGALVSQDVPGRVAFVRQEELKKQEALTAGVAAKARWDTLSRAASQKNAVETGTASISDVWVAPLVQSTWDQDTAGGVNTYNIYTPNNYVCGCVATAMAQLMRFHQHPTTGVGTASFDISVCGSAATRALRGGNGSGGAYSWSDMVLSPGASTTTAQRQAIGALTADAGVSVNMDYCSDASGTDTLYAASAFRNTFGYSNAMRGLNNYSNLPTANRNAMVNPNLDAGYPVLFGITGDGGHAIVGDGYGYDSSTMYHHLNMGWSGSNNLWYNLPTIDTTYYNFNSVYKCVYNVYKTGTGEIISGRVTNSTGTPIAGATVTATRSGGGTYTDTTDAKGIYALSKVPSASNYTISVSKAGYTFTSKSATTGTSTNDTITTGNVWGVNFTGSGSGSGGGVNLMPLDIPTVVGGGSSGGFNEQFTGTLGNWTQYNGPWSISSGAATVSSPVMNKFNLLQYTSVNFQNFDYSVRMKRSVVDEWANVILLRATPTPLDEDGLFNSGYYFGFTTDGYFNVSRMDNGSWNSYTGWLTSAAIKGNDWNVLRVTASGSSLKFYMNETLLYSVTDSTYSTGKVGFGFYAGAAGTFMADYATLSPLDAVKGDVSTASPTIYQGGSSTGRQ; encoded by the coding sequence TTGAAAGTATGGCAAGATTCTCTGTTGATATTTCCATATGTTGCATGGAGTGGCGTATTTAAAACCATGGAGGGGTTAACGATGAAGAGAGGCCGTGGAGCGGTATGTTTTTTTGTGGCGCTGTGTCTTTTTCCAGCGCTTCTGCTGGCCAGCCCGACAACCCCGGAGCAGGCCAGCCAGGTGGTGGCCGGATGGTTGTCTCTCGAAGCCGGGCCCATGAAAACGGATATGGGAAAGACGGCCATGTCCGTGTCGCGCTATGATGGCCCGGACGGGCAGGCTGCCTATTACATCGTCTCTACCAATCCCAAAGGGTTCGTCATCGTCCCGGCGGACGACGAGGTGGAGCCGATCATCGGTTTCTCCCCGGACGGGGTGTACGACCCGTCGCCGAAAACTCCCCTCGGTGCCCTGGTGTCGCAGGACGTTCCCGGGCGCGTGGCCTTCGTGCGCCAGGAGGAGTTGAAAAAACAGGAAGCACTCACAGCCGGGGTCGCGGCCAAGGCTCGTTGGGACACGCTTTCCCGGGCCGCCTCCCAGAAAAACGCTGTCGAGACCGGCACGGCCAGCATCTCCGATGTCTGGGTGGCCCCCCTCGTGCAAAGCACCTGGGACCAGGACACCGCAGGCGGCGTGAACACCTACAACATCTACACCCCGAACAACTATGTCTGCGGCTGCGTGGCCACGGCCATGGCCCAGCTCATGCGGTTTCACCAGCATCCCACGACAGGGGTCGGCACGGCCTCGTTTGACATCTCCGTCTGCGGCAGCGCCGCCACCCGGGCCTTGCGTGGCGGCAACGGCAGCGGCGGGGCCTATTCCTGGTCGGATATGGTGCTGTCCCCCGGCGCCTCCACCACCACGGCCCAGCGCCAGGCCATCGGCGCCCTGACCGCCGACGCGGGGGTGTCCGTGAACATGGACTATTGTTCCGACGCATCTGGAACAGACACGCTGTATGCCGCCAGCGCCTTCAGGAACACCTTCGGCTACAGTAACGCCATGAGGGGCCTCAATAACTATAGCAACCTGCCGACCGCCAATCGCAACGCCATGGTCAATCCCAACCTGGACGCCGGGTATCCGGTGCTTTTCGGCATAACGGGGGACGGGGGCCATGCCATTGTCGGCGACGGCTACGGGTATGATTCCTCGACCATGTACCATCATTTGAACATGGGATGGTCGGGCAGCAACAATTTGTGGTACAATCTGCCGACCATCGACACCACGTATTACAACTTCAATTCCGTCTACAAGTGCGTCTACAATGTCTACAAGACCGGAACCGGCGAAATCATCAGCGGCCGGGTCACGAATTCCACGGGCACGCCCATTGCCGGGGCGACAGTCACCGCCACTCGTTCCGGCGGCGGAACCTACACCGACACCACCGACGCCAAGGGCATCTACGCCCTGAGCAAAGTTCCGTCGGCCTCCAACTACACCATAAGCGTGTCCAAGGCCGGATACACCTTCACCTCCAAGTCGGCGACCACGGGCACATCAACCAACGACACCATCACCACCGGCAACGTCTGGGGCGTAAATTTCACTGGGAGCGGCAGCGGTTCGGGCGGCGGCGTAAATCTCATGCCCCTGGACATCCCTACGGTCGTTGGCGGCGGTTCGAGCGGCGGATTCAACGAGCAGTTCACCGGCACTCTGGGCAACTGGACGCAGTATAACGGCCCGTGGAGCATTTCCTCGGGAGCGGCTACGGTTTCTTCTCCTGTCATGAACAAGTTCAACCTTCTTCAATATACAAGTGTCAACTTCCAGAATTTTGACTATTCTGTGAGAATGAAAAGAAGTGTCGTGGATGAATGGGCCAATGTTATATTATTAAGGGCCACGCCGACGCCACTTGATGAGGATGGGTTGTTTAATTCTGGATATTATTTTGGATTTACGACTGATGGGTATTTCAATGTTTCCAGAATGGACAATGGATCATGGAATTCTTATACTGGTTGGCTGACATCAGCTGCCATAAAAGGAAACGACTGGAATGTGCTTCGCGTCACCGCATCAGGTTCTAGTTTGAAATTTTACATGAACGAAACATTGCTTTATTCGGTGACGGATTCGACGTACAGTACTGGAAAGGTTGGTTTTGGTTTTTATGCGGGTGCTGCTGGTACGTTCATGGCGGATTACGCCACGTTGTCCCCCTTGGATGCCGTAAAGGGGGATGTGTCGACAGCATCTCCGACGATCTATCAGGGCGGAAGTTCCACGGGCCGCCAATAG
- a CDS encoding Crp/Fnr family transcriptional regulator, with product MEMIESLSLRGLPGRIAGFLLHAREEHRDGRRLVALGISQRELAKIVGATPEAVSRVLGRLSRQGVVRSTGREVEILDREGLAAVAGRGGDAAG from the coding sequence ATGGAGATGATCGAATCCCTGTCGCTTAGGGGCCTGCCCGGGCGCATCGCCGGTTTTTTGCTGCATGCCCGGGAAGAGCACCGGGATGGGCGGCGCCTGGTGGCCCTGGGGATCAGCCAGCGGGAGTTGGCCAAGATCGTGGGGGCCACGCCCGAGGCCGTTTCCCGGGTTTTGGGGCGTTTGTCCCGACAGGGGGTGGTGCGGTCAACCGGCCGGGAGGTCGAGATACTGGATCGTGAGGGCCTGGCGGCCGTGGCCGGCCGGGGAGGGGATGCGGCGGGGTGA
- a CDS encoding C10 family peptidase, whose amino-acid sequence MMKWRREAVCVFVAMCLFPTLLLASPTTPEQARQMVTGWLTLDHSPLRTDMGKTAMSVSRYDGADGQAAYYIVYTNPKGFVIVPADDEVEPIIGFSPDGAYDPSPKNPLGALVSQDVPGRVAFVRQEATKNQEASTSGATAQGKWARFLGAATTEGAAKGGVPTISDVWVEPLLESTWSQSTAGGVNTYNIYTPNNYVCGCVATAMAQLMRFHQHPATGVGTDSYTIYIDSVETTRALRGGDGSGGDYSWSDMVLSPDASTTTAQRQAIGALTADAGVSVNMDYTSGSSGTDTLKAANALRNTFSYSNAMAGYNSGSNLPTTNRNAMSNPNLDAGYPVLFGITGDGGHAIVGDGYGYDSSTLYHHLNMGWAGSDDLWYNLPTIDTTYYNFNSVYKCIYNVYVTGTGEIISGRVTNASGTPIAGATVTATRTGGGTYTGTTDAKGIYALSKVPSASTYTINVAKAGYTFTSQQATTATSTNYSITTGNVWGVDFTGTSSGSGDNAGSNLLLLSE is encoded by the coding sequence ATGATGAAATGGCGCCGTGAAGCGGTATGCGTTTTTGTGGCCATGTGTCTTTTCCCGACGCTTCTGTTGGCCAGCCCGACAACACCGGAGCAGGCCAGGCAGATGGTGACCGGATGGCTGACGCTTGACCACAGCCCGTTGCGCACGGACATGGGAAAGACGGCCATGTCCGTGTCGCGCTATGACGGCGCGGACGGTCAGGCCGCCTATTACATCGTTTATACCAATCCCAAAGGATTCGTCATCGTCCCGGCGGACGACGAGGTGGAGCCGATCATCGGTTTCTCCCCGGACGGGGCGTATGATCCTTCTCCCAAAAATCCCCTTGGGGCGTTGGTGTCCCAGGACGTTCCCGGGCGCGTGGCCTTCGTGCGCCAGGAAGCGACGAAAAATCAGGAAGCCAGCACGTCCGGGGCCACGGCCCAGGGAAAATGGGCCAGGTTTCTGGGCGCCGCAACCACGGAAGGCGCGGCGAAAGGCGGTGTCCCCACCATCTCCGACGTCTGGGTGGAGCCGCTGCTGGAAAGCACCTGGAGTCAAAGCACGGCTGGCGGGGTGAACACTTACAACATCTACACCCCGAACAACTATGTCTGCGGCTGCGTAGCCACGGCCATGGCCCAACTCATGCGGTTTCACCAGCACCCCGCCACCGGGGTTGGAACGGATTCTTATACAATTTACATCGATTCCGTCGAGACCACGCGGGCGCTTCGCGGCGGAGACGGCAGCGGCGGGGACTATTCCTGGTCGGACATGGTGCTGTCCCCGGACGCCTCGACCACCACGGCCCAGCGCCAGGCCATCGGGGCCCTGACCGCCGACGCGGGCGTGTCCGTGAACATGGACTACACTTCCGGAAGTTCAGGGACGGACACGCTGAAAGCCGCGAACGCGCTCAGGAACACGTTCTCCTACAGTAATGCCATGGCAGGATATAATTCCGGTTCCAACCTGCCGACAACCAACCGCAACGCCATGTCCAATCCCAACCTGGACGCCGGATATCCGGTGCTTTTCGGCATCACCGGCGACGGGGGGCATGCCATCGTCGGCGACGGCTATGGCTATGATTCCTCCACGTTATACCATCACCTGAATATGGGATGGGCCGGAAGCGACGATCTCTGGTACAATCTGCCGACCATCGACACCACGTATTACAACTTCAATTCCGTCTACAAGTGCATCTACAATGTCTATGTCACGGGAACCGGCGAAATCATCAGCGGCCGGGTCACGAATGCTTCGGGTACGCCCATTGCCGGGGCCACGGTCACCGCCACCCGCACCGGCGGCGGAACATACACCGGCACCACCGACGCCAAGGGCATCTACGCCCTGAGCAAGGTTCCGTCCGCCTCGACCTACACCATCAATGTCGCCAAAGCCGGATACACGTTTACCTCCCAGCAGGCGACCACGGCCACGTCCACCAACTACAGCATCACCACCGGCAACGTCTGGGGCGTGGATTTCACGGGAACCAGCAGCGGTTCGGGGGACAATGCCGGATCGAATCTGCTGCTTCTGTCCGAGTAA
- a CDS encoding Crp/Fnr family transcriptional regulator, whose amino-acid sequence MTDASLLLTLKSLDFFRELPSEQLTALATGAVAKTYAAKTRVASERDAVRGFFLVLTGRVKLFKLGDDGKEQTLYVFGPGEPFCLGALFGEALFPAHAETLTRSRLVFFSGQVLEDMARRDPSILFHFLRVVSERLKEAMEMIESLSLRGLPGRIAGFLLHAREEHRDGRRLVALGISQRELAKIVGATPEAVSRVLGRLSRQGVVRSTGREIEILDREGLAAVAGR is encoded by the coding sequence ATGACGGATGCATCGCTGCTTTTGACCCTCAAGTCCCTGGATTTTTTCCGGGAGCTGCCGTCCGAACAGCTCACGGCCCTGGCCACGGGGGCCGTGGCCAAAACCTATGCCGCGAAAACCCGGGTGGCCTCGGAGCGCGACGCCGTACGCGGGTTTTTCCTGGTGCTCACGGGCCGGGTGAAGCTTTTCAAACTGGGGGACGACGGCAAGGAACAGACGCTGTACGTGTTTGGGCCCGGGGAGCCCTTCTGCCTGGGGGCGCTTTTCGGGGAGGCGCTTTTTCCGGCCCACGCCGAGACCCTCACCCGCAGCCGCCTGGTGTTTTTTTCCGGACAGGTGTTGGAAGATATGGCCCGGCGCGATCCGTCCATCCTGTTCCATTTTTTGCGGGTGGTGTCGGAGCGGCTCAAGGAGGCCATGGAGATGATCGAATCCCTGTCGCTTAGGGGCCTGCCCGGGCGCATCGCCGGTTTTTTGCTGCATGCCCGGGAAGAGCACCGGGACGGGCGGCGTCTGGTGGCCCTGGGGATCAGCCAGCGGGAGTTGGCCAAGATCGTGGGGGCCACGCCCGAGGCCGTGTCCCGGGTTTTGGGGCGTTTGTCCCGGCAGGGGGTGGTGCGGTCAACCGGCCGGGAGATCGAGATACTGGATCGCGAGGGCCTGGCGGCCGTGGCCGGCAGGTGA